CGACCGAGCGAAAAACCTCCGGATGGATGAGGCCGGAACCAAGGATCTCGAGCCATCCGGTCGCCTTGCAGACACGACACGAGTCACCGGTCGGGAGCTGGCGCGCGCCCCGGCAGATCACGCAACTGATGTCGACTTCGGCGCTGGGCTCCGTGAACGGAAAGAAACTCGGCCGGAACCGCACACGCGTATCGTCGCCGAACATGCGTTGCACGAAGAGCGCCAGCACACCCTTCAGGTCTCCGAACGTGACGCGACGATCCACGAGAAATCCTTCGATCTGATGAAACATCGCCGAGTTCTTCACGGTCTCGACTTCGTGACGGTAGACGGGGCCCGGAACGAGTGCCGCGATCGGCGGCTCCTGATTCTCCATCACGCGGATCTGCACCGGCGAGGTGTGGGTTCGGAGCACGTGCGATCCATCCACGAAGAACGTGTCGTGCATGTCGCGTGCGGGGTGATCGGCCGGAATGTTGAGCGCCGTGAAGTTGTGGTGGTCGTCCTCGATGTGCGGCCCCTCGTAGACCGAGAAACCGAGACCGACGAGGATGCCGACTGCCTCGTCCAAGACGGCCGTCAGCGGGTGGACGTGTCCCCGAGGAACGATCCGCCCCGGAAGCGTCACGTCGGTGCGTTCGTTCACCAGCGCCAGTGCGCGCCGTTCCGCATCCCAGCGCCGCCGGAGCGACTCGATCTGCTCGTCGACCCGTCGCTTCAGCTGATTGGCGAGCTCGCCGATGACCGGGCGCTCTTGCCCGGGAAGGGCTCCGACACCGCGCATCACCTCCGTCAGCCGGCCCTTGCGCCCGAGGTACCGGACGCGGATCCGTTCGAGATCGTCATCCGTCCGACACGTACCGAGCGCATCCTGGATCTCGGCGCCGAGTGTCTCGAGTGTCGCTTTCATGTGCGACGTGGTCCGAACACGTCGTCAAGAAACCGGGGCCGACGCCGGGCGGCACCGACCGACACGGCGTCAGGCAACGGCCAGCTTGGCCAGGTCGCCGAAGGCCGCGGGATCACGCACCGCGAGATCCGCCAGCACCTTCCGATCGAGGTCGACTCCGGCCTTCTTGAGACCGGCCATGAGCCGGCTGTAGGTGACCCCGTGGGTTCGCGCCGCAGCGTTGATGCGGATGATCCAGAGCCCGCGAAATTCGCGCTTGCGGACCTTCCGATCCCGGTACGCGTACGTGAGCCCCTTCTCCACCGTCGAACGTGCCTGCCGGTATCCCTTGCGGCGACCA
Above is a window of Deltaproteobacteria bacterium DNA encoding:
- the pheS gene encoding phenylalanine--tRNA ligase subunit alpha — encoded protein: MKATLETLGAEIQDALGTCRTDDDLERIRVRYLGRKGRLTEVMRGVGALPGQERPVIGELANQLKRRVDEQIESLRRRWDAERRALALVNERTDVTLPGRIVPRGHVHPLTAVLDEAVGILVGLGFSVYEGPHIEDDHHNFTALNIPADHPARDMHDTFFVDGSHVLRTHTSPVQIRVMENQEPPIAALVPGPVYRHEVETVKNSAMFHQIEGFLVDRRVTFGDLKGVLALFVQRMFGDDTRVRFRPSFFPFTEPSAEVDISCVICRGARQLPTGDSCRVCKATGWLEILGSGLIHPEVFRSVGYDPEVVSGFAFGMGVERMAMLKYGITDIRLFYQSDLRFLRQF
- the rplT gene encoding 50S ribosomal protein L20; this translates as MPRVKRGTKGRQRHKKLLKLAKGNVGGRRKGYRQARSTVEKGLTYAYRDRKVRKREFRGLWIIRINAAARTHGVTYSRLMAGLKKAGVDLDRKVLADLAVRDPAAFGDLAKLAVA